One genomic region from Candidatus Binataceae bacterium encodes:
- a CDS encoding nitrilase-related carbon-nitrogen hydrolase, with product MIKPYTAVGLIPTARGIRRRADIAKNLDHIAHLVKAAAWLSSLDLPVRLLAIPEGALQGFNDEVLDLDHVQFARECAIDIPGEESAALGKIAREFDCFVIAQAKARHPDWKDRFFNVGFILDPKGEVILQHYKVSPLFPVEHSVCPHDIFDWWIEKYGATLDAFWPVVDTEIGRLGIMMANEGSYPENARALALNGAEVVYRASYPHPATGNEMFEIQSRARALDNNMYIVAPNMGTYYIDAESDTPIDTFGGRSMIIDHRGRIVGKQEYGGVSTYVAGVIDIEALRFHRESAQWDNWLKDIRTELYQLIYQDPIYPKNLYLNRAPMKHAEYRREVIEKQIALMQSRGIWKKSSYE from the coding sequence ATGATCAAGCCGTACACGGCAGTGGGCTTAATCCCGACCGCGCGCGGAATCCGCAGGCGCGCCGATATCGCAAAGAACCTCGATCACATCGCGCATCTGGTGAAGGCCGCGGCATGGCTGTCGAGCCTGGACTTGCCGGTGCGGCTGCTTGCGATTCCAGAGGGCGCGCTGCAGGGATTCAATGACGAGGTGCTCGATCTCGATCACGTTCAGTTCGCCCGCGAATGCGCAATCGATATTCCCGGCGAAGAGAGCGCGGCGCTCGGAAAAATCGCGCGCGAGTTCGATTGCTTCGTCATCGCGCAGGCCAAAGCGCGGCATCCGGACTGGAAGGATCGCTTCTTCAACGTCGGTTTTATCCTCGATCCCAAAGGCGAAGTGATCTTGCAGCACTACAAGGTGTCGCCGCTGTTTCCGGTTGAGCACTCGGTGTGTCCGCACGACATCTTCGACTGGTGGATTGAGAAATACGGTGCAACGCTCGACGCGTTCTGGCCGGTGGTCGATACAGAAATCGGGCGGCTTGGAATCATGATGGCCAACGAGGGTTCGTATCCCGAGAACGCGCGCGCGCTCGCGCTCAACGGCGCCGAAGTCGTTTACCGCGCATCCTATCCGCATCCTGCGACGGGCAACGAGATGTTCGAGATCCAGAGCCGCGCCCGCGCGCTCGACAACAACATGTACATCGTCGCGCCCAACATGGGCACGTACTACATCGATGCCGAGTCGGACACGCCAATTGACACGTTTGGTGGCCGCTCGATGATCATCGACCACCGCGGGCGGATCGTCGGCAAGCAGGAATACGGCGGCGTCTCGACCTACGTCGCGGGCGTGATCGACATCGAGGCGCTGCGCTTCCATCGCGAGAGCGCCCAATGGGACAACTGGCTGAAGGACATTCGCACCGAGCTCTATCAACTCATCTATCAGGATCCCATCTATCCGAAGAATCTTTATCTGAACCGCGCGCCGATGAAGCATGCCGAATATCGACGCGAAGTGATCGAGAAGCAGATCGCGCTGATGCAATCACGCGGCATCTGG